Sequence from the Natronomonas marina genome:
TCGCCCATGGCCGTCGGGATCTGGTTGTGGCCGGGCGTGACGTCGCCGACGGCGTAGACGCCGTCGACGTTCGTGCGGCCGTGGTCGTCGACGGCGATGGTGCCGTCGTCGTTCAACTCGACGCCGAGCGACTCCGCGAGGTCAGTGTTGTAGTCGGAGCCGTACATCGGGAAGCCGCCGCGGTACTCCCGGCGGCTGCCGTCCTCGAACTCGAAGGCCTCCAGCCAGCCGTCCTCGCGCTTCTCGAGGCCGGCTATCTCCTCGTGAATCACGTCGACGGGGTGGTTCTCGAGCATGGCCTGCGTCTCGGCGGACCACGCCGGCTCCGCCCCGCGGGTCAGGAGGTCCACGTCGGGGGTGAAGTTCAGCATGATCATCGCCACGTACGCCGCCGAGTCGCTGGTCCCCATCACGTAGACCGGCTGGTCGACGAACATGTAGGCGTCGCAGTGGAGACACCAGTGGAGGCCGCGGCCGGTACGGGGCAGCGGCGGGTCGGGTCGCGCGTCCGAAAAGCCGGTCGCCAGCACGACGTGGTCGGTCGTCACCTCGACGTCGCCGGCCGTCACCCGGAAGCCGTCGTCGGTCGCCGCGACGTCGGAGACGAAGTCCTGGTGGTAGTCAGCGCCGTACTCCTGGACCTGCTCGGTCGCGGTCGCCAGGAACTCGTTGCCCGAGACGTCCTCCGTGACCCCGATGACGTTGTGCGTGTCCAGCATCATCGCCGCGCGGCCGCCCCCGCGGTTGATGACCGCGGTGTCGTGGCCGAGTCTGGTGGTGTACAGCGCCGTCGTCAGCCCGGCGGGTCCCCCGCCGACGACCGTCACCTGGTAGTGGTCCGTCATTGAACACTGGTACTACGTCTACCCGTTTAACTTCCCGGCCACTGTGCCGTCGCGGTGCAAAAGGTCGGCCCACCGAGTCGGCGACGAGTGGCAGCGACGCGTGTCGCTGGTCTCGCCGCCGGTCCATCGATGCCTCCGTTAGTCTCCGATTAAGCCCCGTTACGGACCATGGTAATGTGACGCACGCCGAAGGACAGGTGATATATGTGTGGAACACCAATATTCAACCGGACCACTCGCGTCAGAGGGCTCGGACCCTCGTGGGACAGGGATACCATGACCAGTCGTGTTTACAGACTTCATTCGACGCTGGAACTGCAACTCGACGACGTCCACGACTTTTTCGACGGGTACGAGCTACCCGTCGAGATCGACGACGTCGAAGTAACACGCCGCAACAACACGCTCATCGTCAGCGCCGTTGCCGCGGAGGACAACATCTCCAAGTACACGCCGACGGCACAGCTGAAGGCGAGCGTCACGGAGAACCGCATCTACGAGACCGAGGACGGCTGGCAGGAGACGCCGCCGGAACCGCAGGACGGCGCCGCCGCCAGCGGCGACGACGACGGTCCCCAGTGGGGGAGTTTCGGCGAGGGCGGCCAGATGCAGGCCGAGGAGGTCGAAGTGAACTCCAAGCTCGTCGAGTACGCCTGCTTCAAGGGCGACCGGGAGACGGTGCTGCAGAACACCGCCCTCCAGTACCCGATGTTCGAGGTACTCCGGGACCTCGCGCTGTACGCCGACAAGGGGACGC
This genomic interval carries:
- a CDS encoding NAD(P)/FAD-dependent oxidoreductase, yielding MTDHYQVTVVGGGPAGLTTALYTTRLGHDTAVINRGGGRAAMMLDTHNVIGVTEDVSGNEFLATATEQVQEYGADYHQDFVSDVAATDDGFRVTAGDVEVTTDHVVLATGFSDARPDPPLPRTGRGLHWCLHCDAYMFVDQPVYVMGTSDSAAYVAMIMLNFTPDVDLLTRGAEPAWSAETQAMLENHPVDVIHEEIAGLEKREDGWLEAFEFEDGSRREYRGGFPMYGSDYNTDLAESLGVELNDDGTIAVDDHGRTNVDGVYAVGDVTPGHNQIPTAMGEGARCGIGNHYDLRAFPRSIEDIEAEGSVTGGDVPGISDRLRDRAVAHEAHPGREEAAPATDDD
- a CDS encoding DUF7110 family protein, giving the protein MTSRVYRLHSTLELQLDDVHDFFDGYELPVEIDDVEVTRRNNTLIVSAVAAEDNISKYTPTAQLKASVTENRIYETEDGWQETPPEPQDGAAASGDDDGPQWGSFGEGGQMQAEEVEVNSKLVEYACFKGDRETVLQNTALQYPMFEVLRDLALYADKGTLTAIAAVDDQLEATRIVEGEERSASIEVIDDPRERESENSVNWRDNKFISE